A genomic window from Pseudonocardia broussonetiae includes:
- a CDS encoding decaprenylphospho-beta-D-erythro-pentofuranosid-2-ulose 2-reductase, translating into MIDAVGNPQSVLLMGGTSEIGLAVVEAFATDRPLRVVLAARASERLDVAKVRLEKLGCAVETVEFDARAVETHSDVVRSAFAHGDIDVALVAFGLLGDNEQAWTDVDAAVELAQVNYTAAVAVGVALGKKLSEQGFGSLVAFSSVAGERARRSNFVYGSTKAGMDAFYSGLTEALRPEGVHVTVVRPGFVHTRMTEGLKPAPLSTTPEAVAAIVVDAVRNRRELVWAPGPLRFVMSALRHVPRPLFRRLPV; encoded by the coding sequence ATGATCGACGCTGTCGGGAACCCGCAGTCCGTCCTGCTGATGGGCGGCACCTCGGAGATCGGGCTGGCCGTGGTCGAGGCGTTCGCCACCGACCGGCCGCTGCGGGTCGTCCTCGCCGCCCGCGCCTCCGAGCGCCTCGACGTCGCGAAGGTGCGGCTGGAGAAGCTCGGCTGCGCGGTGGAGACGGTCGAGTTCGACGCCCGCGCGGTCGAGACCCACTCCGACGTCGTGCGCTCCGCGTTCGCCCACGGCGACATCGACGTCGCGCTCGTCGCGTTCGGGCTGCTCGGCGACAACGAGCAGGCCTGGACCGACGTCGACGCCGCCGTCGAGCTCGCGCAGGTCAACTACACGGCCGCGGTGGCCGTCGGCGTCGCGCTCGGGAAGAAGCTCTCCGAGCAGGGCTTCGGCTCGCTCGTCGCGTTCTCGTCGGTGGCCGGGGAGCGCGCGCGGCGCTCCAACTTCGTCTACGGCTCCACCAAGGCCGGCATGGACGCGTTCTACTCGGGGCTGACCGAGGCGCTGCGGCCCGAGGGCGTCCACGTCACCGTGGTGCGTCCCGGCTTCGTGCACACGCGGATGACCGAGGGCCTCAAGCCCGCGCCGCTGTCGACCACGCCCGAGGCCGTCGCGGCGATCGTCGTCGACGCGGTGCGCAACCGGCGGGAGCTCGTGTGGGCCCCCGGGCCCCTGCGGTTCGTGATGAGCGCGCTGCGCCACGTCCCGCGTCCGCTGTTCCGCCGCCTGCCGGTCTGA
- a CDS encoding acyltransferase family protein, producing MTIAAPRTTPSGTQAASSGEIRGLTGLRIVAAVWVVAFHFHFTAMSGVTEVVGVLGPLITSGALGVDLFFVLSGFVIAHTYLASMGPALHVGTTARFVWARFCRMWPVYALVFHLFGLWLLARLVLGSDGVIAFQGVQPIVSVGQWVQQLLMVQMWNNKFLDGASWVGPTWSISAEWLAYLLFPVAALVFFRLRNLPLLVLGAGAVALMLPIASAYATAGDPYYEWSWAVRILCGFGAGVLVHLVVRRLPRTEPVRRVASTTAWLLPLLMAVGLYCGQFVAPGFGGVVIVGFPVLVGALALADRGPAMVLSRPTLVQGGKVSYSLYLVHIPMFEILWLAQAYVPALRGGILGHLVALAVIVATYPVAAAAFRWVEEPARRRLRRIGAPRRTVPSTVEAFRAARESAGIPDARSHGDSRGHRDAHTDPGYVPPAPRHAAGPTRQPTLAAALVSAQRRRPTHRADTWGAFERTGQVRATILHAGSE from the coding sequence GTGACGATCGCAGCCCCGCGGACCACCCCATCCGGCACTCAAGCCGCCTCCTCCGGTGAGATCCGGGGGCTGACGGGCCTCCGCATCGTCGCGGCCGTGTGGGTCGTGGCGTTCCACTTCCACTTCACCGCCATGAGCGGCGTGACGGAGGTGGTCGGCGTGCTGGGGCCGCTCATCACCTCGGGGGCCCTGGGCGTCGACCTGTTCTTCGTCCTGAGCGGGTTCGTCATCGCCCACACGTACCTCGCGTCGATGGGGCCGGCACTGCACGTCGGCACCACCGCGCGGTTCGTGTGGGCCCGCTTCTGCCGGATGTGGCCGGTGTACGCGCTGGTCTTCCACCTGTTCGGCCTCTGGCTGCTGGCCCGGCTCGTGCTCGGCTCGGACGGCGTCATCGCCTTCCAGGGCGTGCAGCCGATCGTCAGCGTCGGGCAGTGGGTGCAGCAGCTGCTGATGGTGCAGATGTGGAACAACAAGTTCCTCGACGGCGCGTCCTGGGTCGGCCCGACCTGGTCGATCAGCGCCGAGTGGCTCGCCTACCTGCTGTTCCCGGTGGCCGCGCTGGTGTTCTTCCGGCTGCGCAACCTGCCGCTGCTCGTCCTGGGCGCCGGGGCGGTGGCCCTGATGCTGCCGATCGCCTCGGCCTACGCCACAGCGGGCGACCCGTACTACGAGTGGAGCTGGGCCGTCCGCATCCTCTGCGGCTTCGGCGCCGGCGTGCTGGTGCACCTCGTGGTGCGGCGGCTGCCGCGGACCGAGCCGGTCCGGCGGGTCGCGTCGACGACGGCCTGGCTGCTGCCGCTGCTGATGGCCGTCGGCCTCTACTGCGGGCAGTTCGTGGCGCCGGGCTTCGGCGGCGTCGTCATCGTCGGGTTCCCGGTGCTGGTGGGCGCGCTGGCGCTGGCCGACCGCGGCCCCGCGATGGTCCTGAGCCGGCCGACGCTCGTCCAGGGCGGCAAGGTCTCCTACAGCCTCTACCTCGTGCACATCCCGATGTTCGAGATCCTGTGGCTGGCCCAGGCCTACGTGCCGGCGCTGCGCGGCGGGATCCTCGGGCACCTGGTGGCGCTCGCGGTGATCGTCGCGACCTACCCGGTGGCGGCCGCCGCGTTCCGCTGGGTCGAGGAGCCCGCCCGCCGGCGGCTGCGGCGGATCGGTGCCCCGCGCCGGACCGTCCCGTCGACGGTCGAGGCGTTCCGCGCGGCCCGCGAGTCGGCCGGGATCCCGGACGCCCGCAGCCACGGCGACTCCCGCGGCCACCGCGACGCCCACACCGACCCCGGCTACGTCCCGCCCGCCCCGCGCCACGCCGCCGGCCCCACCCGCCAGCCCACGCTGGCCGCCGCGCTGGTCTCCGCCCAGCGCCGCAGGCCGACCCACCGCGCCGACACCTGGGGCGCGTTCGAGCGCACCGGCCAGGTGCGCGCCACGATCCTGCACGCGGGGAGCGAGTAG
- a CDS encoding nitroreductase family protein translates to MTLPLAPDELLTTTRSVRKRLDLDRPVPLDLVRESLEVALQAPTGSNAQGWHWMVVTDPELRAGIGEHYAKAFDAYRNSPVYASRAGTGHTEERQAVQERVTSSAEYLAEVMGRVPVHVIACIAAGEELPQGNQAGLWGSLLPAAWSFQIAARARGLGSAWTTLHLRYEKEVAALLGIPAHVRQGVLLPTAYFTGETFRPAPREPLDRVLHLDRW, encoded by the coding sequence ATGACCCTCCCCCTCGCTCCCGACGAGCTCCTCACCACCACCCGCTCGGTCCGCAAGCGCCTCGACCTCGACCGCCCCGTGCCGCTGGACCTGGTCCGGGAGAGCCTGGAGGTCGCGCTGCAGGCCCCCACCGGGAGCAACGCGCAGGGGTGGCACTGGATGGTCGTCACCGACCCGGAGCTGCGGGCGGGCATCGGGGAGCACTACGCGAAGGCGTTCGACGCCTACCGCAACTCGCCCGTCTACGCCTCGCGCGCGGGCACCGGGCACACGGAGGAGCGGCAGGCCGTGCAGGAGCGGGTCACTTCCTCGGCCGAGTACCTCGCGGAGGTGATGGGCCGCGTCCCCGTCCACGTCATCGCCTGCATCGCGGCGGGCGAGGAGCTGCCGCAGGGCAACCAGGCCGGGCTGTGGGGGTCGCTGCTGCCCGCGGCGTGGAGCTTCCAGATCGCCGCGCGGGCCCGCGGCCTCGGCAGCGCCTGGACGACGCTGCACCTGCGCTACGAGAAGGAGGTCGCCGCGCTGCTCGGGATCCCCGCGCACGTGCGCCAGGGCGTGCTGCTCCCGACGGCCTACTTCACGGGCGAGACGTTCCGCCCCGCGCCGCGGGAGCCGCTCGACCGGGTGCTGCACCTCGATCGGTGGTAG
- a CDS encoding FAD-binding oxidoreductase, producing MPNTSLRGWGRTAPTRANVVPVRSAADLTGALAAAGPRGVIARGLGRSYGDPAQNAGGTVLDMTGLDRIHSVDAESGRVVVDAGVSLDTLMRAALPFGLWLPVLPGTRQVTVGGAIGADIHGKAHHVVGSFGNHVESLDLVTADGRAHTLTPDDELFWATVGGMGLTGVVVKAVLVLHHVETAYFRVDTEQIDNLDDLMARQSVGDEEYAETVSWFDAVTTGPHMGRGLLMRANHATLDDLPPKLRRHPLRFDAPQLLTVPDVFPPGLLNRATGRLFSEVWYRKSPTKLGAIQNITQFLHPLDIIGEWNRGYGPRGFLQYQFVVPLERGDVVRSVLEEMVRAKQVSALNVLKRFGEGNRAPLSFPKPGWTLCVDIPVGGGLGPLCDALDELVLDAGGRHYLAKESRTTPEAIRRGYPRLDEWRKVRDAADPTGVFTSDMSRRLELTS from the coding sequence ATGCCGAACACGAGCCTTCGCGGGTGGGGCCGCACCGCGCCCACCCGCGCGAACGTCGTCCCCGTGCGCTCCGCGGCCGACCTCACCGGGGCGCTCGCCGCCGCCGGTCCCCGCGGGGTCATCGCGCGCGGCCTGGGCCGCTCCTACGGTGACCCGGCGCAGAACGCGGGCGGCACGGTGCTGGACATGACCGGCCTGGACCGCATCCACTCCGTCGACGCGGAATCCGGGCGCGTCGTCGTCGACGCCGGGGTCAGCCTCGACACGCTGATGCGCGCCGCGCTGCCGTTCGGGCTGTGGCTGCCGGTGCTCCCGGGCACCCGCCAGGTCACCGTCGGCGGCGCGATCGGCGCCGACATCCACGGCAAGGCCCACCACGTCGTCGGCAGCTTCGGGAACCACGTCGAGTCGCTCGACCTCGTCACCGCCGACGGCCGCGCGCACACCCTCACCCCCGACGACGAGCTGTTCTGGGCCACCGTCGGCGGCATGGGGCTGACCGGCGTCGTCGTGAAGGCCGTGCTGGTGCTGCACCACGTCGAGACCGCGTACTTCCGGGTCGACACCGAGCAGATCGACAACCTCGACGACCTCATGGCCCGCCAGTCCGTCGGCGACGAGGAGTACGCCGAGACGGTGTCCTGGTTCGACGCCGTGACCACCGGCCCGCACATGGGTCGCGGCCTGCTGATGCGCGCCAACCACGCCACGCTCGACGACCTGCCGCCGAAGCTGCGCCGCCACCCGCTGCGCTTCGACGCCCCGCAACTGCTCACCGTGCCCGACGTCTTCCCGCCCGGGCTGCTCAACCGCGCCACGGGCAGGCTGTTCAGCGAGGTCTGGTACCGCAAGTCGCCCACCAAGCTCGGCGCGATCCAGAACATCACGCAGTTCCTGCACCCGCTCGACATCATCGGCGAGTGGAACCGCGGCTACGGCCCGCGCGGCTTCCTGCAGTACCAGTTCGTCGTGCCGCTGGAGCGCGGCGACGTCGTGCGCAGCGTGCTGGAGGAGATGGTGCGGGCGAAGCAGGTGTCCGCGCTCAACGTCCTCAAGCGCTTCGGCGAGGGCAACCGCGCGCCGCTGTCGTTCCCGAAGCCGGGGTGGACGCTGTGCGTCGACATCCCCGTCGGCGGCGGCCTGGGCCCGCTCTGCGACGCCCTCGACGAGCTCGTCCTCGACGCCGGTGGCCGCCACTACCTGGCCAAGGAGTCGCGCACCACGCCCGAGGCGATCCGGCGCGGCTACCCGCGGCTGGACGAGTGGCGCAAGGTCCGGGACGCTGCCGATCCCACGGGCGTGTTCACGTCCGACATGTCCCGACGACTGGAGCTGACCTCGTGA